The following proteins are encoded in a genomic region of Danio rerio strain Tuebingen ecotype United States chromosome 16, GRCz12tu, whole genome shotgun sequence:
- the LOC141378174 gene encoding uncharacterized protein: MAHSKDPVGHWKDLETWLSVVTGSLLPKAAETLQPLTQNQLDENIDSIMKQDPSQSFNHKELAKITGTLSHTLIATLKLSDRHASQLQHKLTRLQARIEQLELEAQERLEQPSEVDEGTTEEIDKLQEALTAITEEREQARADHADVANKLNYAEQLLKEAKVDLRDKKARIKALETHLSEARHEIDRLMQEVDDIKEESASELRHAYALRYEPPKTRCAPASPLPIRTGSPVPELSPIERGEKPCRRSSPTPSEEPYLTPQRREPVIASHRSSYSLDLKDLDKLARNIGKFTPSVSGGLEVHAYLQDIDFHLEMRPNVSDKERLYLLRATSSTEVRSFLDRQPARVKNDYRLLQEALIREFANPESDQGLLGALETKQARNESPHAYYNRLRQAFFGTRNEPNMEEDLNFKILFLRNLHPAVSQHLGVLACPRTMSIQQLRDLTQKAHDKQKMVLEKNTKTATVFDFNTHPELALEGAQRSNSVRPPSPAWNASSSNRQRNSYDDTRPKQRNSHWHGPHGQQRSPEHHRERNQWGSNKSWSPSKGRHQNPGSSSPRSQRRYSKNFHPDNAQTQSQQEENAPPGFNPQELVKLMMKEFLKCIEEDRKREKEKADSA; the protein is encoded by the coding sequence ATGGCTCACTCCAAAGATCCTGTTGGCCACTGGAAGGACCTGGAAACGTGGCTGAGCGTTGTAACAGGCAGTCTCCTCCCTAAAGCTGCCGAAACACTGCAGCCCCTGACGCAAAACCAATTGGATgagaacatagacagcatcatgaAGCAAGACCCAAGTCAAAGCTTCAACCACAAGGAGCTGGCCAAAATCACTGGTACTTTGAGTCACACACTCATAGCCACCCTCAAATTGAGTGACAGACACGCCTCCCAACTCCAACACAAGCTGACACGCCTGCAAGCCCGCATCGAGCAGCTAGAGCTAGAGGCTCAGGAACGTCTGGAACAACCAAGTGAGGTGGATGAAGGTACCACAGAGGAGATCGACAAACTACAAGAAGCTTTAACAGCCATCACAGAAGAAAGAGAACAAGCCAGGGCAGACCACGCTGACGTCGCTAACAAGCTAAATTACGCTGAACAGCTACTGAAGGAAGCGAAGGTGGACTTAAGAGACAAGAAGGCCAGAATCAAAGCCCTTGAAACTCACCTGAGCGAAGCAAGACATGAGATCGACAGACTAATGCAGGAAGTGGATGACATCAAAGAGGAGTCCGCCAGTGAACTCAGGCATGCCTATGCACTGCGCTATGAACCTCCAAAGACAAGATGTGCACCAGCCTCGCCCCTGCCAATCAGGACAGGATCCCCTGTCCCTGAGCTCTCACCTATTGAAAGAGGTGAGAAACCATGCCGAAGATCTTCGCCAACACCTTCTGAAGAGCCTTACCTTACCCCACAGCGACGAGAGCCTGTGATAGCCAGTCACAGATCGTCATACAGTCTGGACCTTAAAGACCTTGACAAGCTGGCCAGAAACATTGGCAAGTTTACTCCAAGTGTGTCAGGTGGTTTGGAGGTCCACGCTTATTTGCAAGACATTGATTTCCATCTGGAAATGAGACCCAATGTCTCTGATAAAGAAAGACTGTATTTGCTTCGAGCCACATCCAGCACTGAGGTGCGCAGCTTCCTGGACCGACAACCGGCTCGGGTAAAGAATGATTATCGCTTGCTCCAAGAAGCCCTCATCAGAGAGTTTGCAAACCCTGAATCAGATCAAGGACTGTTAGGTGCTCTGGAGACAAAACAAGCTCGCAACGAGTCCCCACATGCTTACTACAACCGACTCAGGCAAGCCTTTTTCGGAACTCGCAACGAACCGAATATGGAAGAAGACCTGAACTTTAAGATTCTCTTCCTGAGAAACCTCCATCCTGCAGTAAGCCAACATCTCGGAGTACTCGCATGCCCACGAACAATGAGCATCCAGCAATTGCGAGATTTGACACAGAAAGCCCACGACAAACAAAAGATGGTGTTAGAGAAAAACACTAAAACTGCCACAGTTTTTGACTTTAACACCCATCCAGAACTGGCACTAGAGGGTGCCCAACGCTCAAACAGCGTGAGACCACCATCCCCAGCGTGGAATGCGTCTTCGTCCAATAGACAACGGAACTCCTACGATGACACAAGACCTAAACAAAGGAACAGTCACTGGCATGGACCGCATGGACAACAACGCTCACCTGAACACCACCGGGAAAGAAACCAATGGGGGTCAAACAAAAGCTGGTCACCATCTAAGGGAAGACATCAAAACCCTGGATCATCAAGTCCAAGGAGTCAACGAAGGTACTCCAAAAACTTCCACCCTGACAACGCTCAGACTCAATCCCAGCAAGAGGAAAATGCCCCACCGGGATTTAACCCTCAAGAACTGGTGAAATTGATGATGAAAGAGTTTCTCAAATGCATAGAAGAG